The DNA window GAAGCATGGTGGGCAAAGATCCCTTAGGCTCAAACAGACAGAGCAGGTAGCTGGCAAACTACTCAATATTGACAAAAGGGAAGTACAACCTGGCCCTAAAGTTCCTCGTCTCAGGTATGCAAGAATTGTTGCTGACACACTGTACAAATGGAAGGATGAAGATCCAATTGATGTGTTGTTTGACCTGTGGATAGATTTTCTGATGTATGCAGCCAACCGCTGCAATAGGGAATCACATGCCAAGAAGCTCAACGCTGGCGGTGAGTTTTTGACCATCGTCTGGCTAATGATTGAGCACTTTCAACAATTAGCAAAAGCAAAAAAGGAGCACGGCAATGAATAATGCAGGTTAATGTCTATATTGGCCTATGACTATGAGTAATATTTTACTTTTTGAGATTTTCTAAGGTCTTAGAAAAGGTACGGGGACTTATCATATTGTTAGAGTTTAATCATACTTTATTACTTTGTATCTTAGCTAAACATGATCATCTCTGTTTAATGCAAAAATTAATCTAACTGACCTTGTTTGTAAAGCCATTGAAGCCAATTTGCTGAATTCATTTGCTTGCCGTTCttgctttccttttctttcttcttctgcttTTCTTCTGTTCTTCCTCTTTTTGCTCTACTTTGCCCTGAGCTtcctgttgatgcaaaaaaaaaagaaaattgtagaGATACCTCATGAACCCTTTACAACGTCGAATCGATAGAGCGACTTAGGTTTAGGGTTTTAGAGTAAAGAGAGAGAGCGGGTAACCCCTCTGCCTCTCCTCCACTTTTAATGgttttaataaatatattattagaaaCAATCTGAGCTCAAACATGTGTTTGGAGATGTTGTCTGACCATGCAAGAGGTAGAGTAaagcatgattatatttttctaaagaCAAATATACCTATCATACTCGTATGAAGGAAGTCAACACAACTCGGTCGGTTTCGTTACTACATAGTCTCTCCATTTTTTATTAGataacgtcgttgacttttaaaCGCATGTttaattattcgtcttattcaaaaattttatgcaaatgcataagaTATAAATTGTGAATTGCGCTTAAAATACTtgaagtgataaaacaactcacaataaaataaatgataatttcataattattttaatgagataacgGTCAAACGTGTACTATATGATAAACGatattatctattaaaaaacagtaattaattaagttacaTCGTTTTTCAAGACAacaaattagtactccctccgttttatattataaatcgtttgactttttttagtcaaatttatttaagtttgaccaagtttatagcaaaatatactaacattttcaataaaaaaacatattatctaCATATATTCAacgttaaatttaataaaactaatttgatgttataaatgttgctaatttttcctataaacttgatcaaactaaaaaaataacttaaaaaaagtcaaacaacttatcatatgaaacggaggaaatacatTGCAATACGTCGTCTCATACACGGTGTCTACAAAGCCCAACATCATACCATGTCTCATATAACAGATTTAGCAACCATTTTCAGAGATGGACGTGACTTGGCCCAAAGATAATCCTTACATTATTATTATAAGATACTCTTTCAGTtgtatattataagtcgtttagttttcttgactaagtttataaaaaaattagtaataacaccaaatagttttattaaatttaacattaaatatattttgataatatgtttatttaatcaaacttaaaaatatatttttaaaaattaaactacTTATAATATGATATGAGTAGAAATTGGAGCCGTTTGTTGAACCCATCTGTCTGCTTAATTGAAGAACTAGAGCCGTTGACGAGCTTTAGTCCACGCAAGTTCTCTGCTCACCAAACCTCCTtccatttgatatttttttcaaagaagACCGCCATCCACTTGACTCCCTATAGTCTCCGTCATATCCTGCCATAACACTAttcttttaattaatatttaatatcttcccctcctcttaatattataaatggtttaaatctttataaatatttgatcaattttacagaaaaatatagcaaaatttttaatacaaaacaaatatactatcaaaatatatttaataaaaactaatttcaggTCATAgttgttgctatatttttcttaagttagttaaacttaaacaaaactagatttagaaaaaataaaaacgcaACATTAGTTAATAGATTTATATTTGGAAATACTTTGATGCCATAATATTTTAATGGttttaataaatatatcatTAGAAACAAAACTAAGGTCAGACACATGTGCTTTGGATATGTTGCTTGTCTGCCCATGCAAGATGTTaagtaaaacatgaatattCCAAAGGCAAATATAGCTTCATACGTACTTTTCTGGTGGAACTTAACGGAACCCGGCCGGTTGGCCTCTGGCCAACAACGACACGATAGACAACGACGCACACATGATAGAAACTGAATTCATTAACTAATCCCCCCTTCTCCAATTTATTCATTGACAATAGTTATAAACTTAGGATGATGATCACATGGTCACTTGCTGCTGATCACGTGAAGCAGTGAGAAATGGGTTAAATCTGCAAATGACAAATGAAAGATTATTATTCTGTTTTAATTTATACatgtcgaatttgaacttggtTATGGAGAGTTATATTGTCAAAACTTAAAACTTGGATATGGAGTATTTAAGAAGACATACAGCAATATAGggatattttcttaattaaggGAGAAAAACATGTTTACACGAAAGTAGGAAGATAACTACTCCTAGTTGATACATGGAGTTGACGGAATATTTTCACGTCTTCGTTTACCATGTCTATGAAGTATTGAAGTGTACTGCTCTTGTCCTTTCTGTCCGATATTCTAAAATCCGTAGTCGACATTTCTTTGTTCATTCAACGTACACTTCAACCAtctatatttcttttaaaaatttaaaccACTATATGTGTTGCTATAAATATTACATCTCATATAAATTAATACTCCATCTActtctaaatataaaaatacttattagacatatgtttgactattcatattattgaaaaaagttaagtattatttattttgttgtgatatattttattatttaagatatttttagcatgattatattttttctgtATTTACACAGATTTTTATCAATAAGTTGAATAGTGGAACATACGTCgaaacatcatatatttatataaaaaaaatgaaataatggTCAAAGCTATATATCCAGTATCAAAcaaagaagggaaaaaacaaGAATAGAGATGGAGCAGTACTTCACGTCAGAATAATGTGTGACTATGATGTGTGGGCCTATAAGAATGGACTTCATCTGATTAGGTACTCACGTACTAGCTGCTTCCATCAAGTACCAACCACATCGGATGTGGATTAATATATCCCTCGAGGGGACATCACTCGTTGTTTACGTATTATCTAAATATttactaaaaattttaaaaaaattaacaacatagattaatataaaatatatcactccgcAAACATGTAtaaccaaattcaacttctacaagttgcaacaaaaagaacaaatttatCGCACGTTCACaactatatttattatttatgttacaacttatataagttaaatttaaacttgtatgtttgtagaatgatatatttcatattaatttatgttgctaatttttttctaatctttTAATACCTATTTAGGTGGCATGAACGAAACGAGAGGATATCTCATCTAGAGATGAAATCACTTTCCCAACCAAGTCCTTTTTCTTACTGCTGTACATGTATGAAACTTGCAAGTTTTTTGGGATTACACGATGGACACTTGTGAGCAACTTGGTTGTTAACCATGTCCATGTAGACATTGAATTGAAGCTGgcgcagctagctagcaacaaTGGCGGGAGGAGGGGTGATGCACGTCCTGAACGAATGGGCGATCGAGATCCTGTTGCTGGTCAGCTTCTTCCTCCAGCTCGTTCTCCTCTTCTTCGCCGGGTTCCGCCGCGTGGGCGCCTCCGCCGTGCTGAAGCTGGTGGTCTGGCCGGCGTACCAGCTCGCCGACTTCGTCGCCACGTTCACCATCGGCCACCTCTCGGTCGgccacgagcggcggcggctggtggcgtTCTGGGCGCCGTTCCTGCTGCTCCACCTCGGCGGCCCGGACAACATCACTGCCTACTCCCTCGCCGACAACCAGCTCTGGAAGCGCCACCTCGTGTTCGGCCTCGTCCCCCAGGCGCTCGGCGCCGCCAACGTCATCTACCGCTCCTTcgccggcaccaccaccacgctgCTCTCGGCCGCCATGCTCATGTTCGCCATTGGCGTCCTCAAGTACGGCGAGCGGACATGGGCGCTCAAGTACGCCAACCTCAGCAGCATCCGGAGCTCCGTCAATGTCGTCAAGACGCCGCCGGAGCGTCGGGTTCAGTACtaccctccgtcgtcgctgcctcggcgtgacggcgaggaggccgacgaggaggagcttCTTCTTGTTGCTCACTTCCACTTCCATATCTGCAAGCGCGCCATGGCGGACTCGTCGGTGGAGGTGGACTCCGGCGACTACGACCCCAAGATTTTCTCCTACGGGTGGAAGGAGATGTGCCGGGTGGTGGAGATGGAGCTCTCCCTCATGTACGACATCCTCTACACCAAGGCGGCCGTGATGCACACCTGGTTCGGCTTCGCCATCCGCGTCgtctcgccgctcgccgtcgccgccgcgctcggcctGTTCTGCCTCGAGGACGACCTCGGCAGCTACCGGCAGATCGACGTCGACATCACCTACGCGCtgctggtcgccgccttcgtcctGGAGACGACTTCGCTGTGCCGGGCGGTCGGGTCGACGTGGATCGCCGCCTTGCTGCAGACCACGCGGTGGGCGTGGCTCCGCCACGAGGCCCTCTGCACCGGCCGGTGGTccagcctccgccgcgccgtcgcgtcgctcCGGCGGCTCGTCCACCGGGACGGGCACAGGTACTGGTCCGGCACCATGGGGCAGTTCAACGTGCTCCACTTCTGCAcccgcgacggcgcggcggagcggctcggcgcggcggcggagaaggccgggCTCGGGAGCTGGTGGAACAGGCACGTCAACGCCGGCAGCATCGTCATCTCCGACGAGGTCAAGGAGCTCGTGTTCGGACACATCCAGAACATGTTGAGAGGCGTGGACTCCATGTCGACCACCGAGCTCGACGCCATCAGGACAACGAGAGGCCAGCGCGCGCTCCGGCGCCACGGACtcgacggcgacctcgccgccagCCTCGGCGAGGAGTTCCACCAAAGCATCCTCACCTGGCACGTCGCCACGGACATCTACCTCGccgtcagcggcggcgaccgaTCTTCTCCAGCCAACGCCGGCgacagggcggcggcggcgcggcagctcACGGAGGCGGTCCGCGCGCTGTCCAACTACATGATGTTCCTCGTCGCCATACGCCCCGACATGCTCCCGGGCCTCGTGCTCCGGAGGCTGTACCAGGTGACATGCGAAGACATGGCCAGGATATGGCGGGAACGCAAGGACACCCACGAatcatcgtcttcttcctccagctgCCGCTTCATCGACGTCCTAAGCATGGTCACCAGGCTGTTCCAGCTGCACGTCGACGACCCGACCTCCGCCTCCAGGACGCCGGAGAGGAAGAAGCTGGCGGCGATGCTACGTGACAACGCCTACAATGGCGATCAGAATGTGAGGAGCCATGGCGTCTTCGCCGGCGCTCTGCTCGCCGACGAGCTGCTGCTGAAGGAGAAGGAGCGGCGGATGTcgtcggacggcggcggcaggtggttGTTGCCGGTGATCTTCGAGGTGTGGGTGGAGATGCTGCTGTACGCCGGCAACCGGTGCAGCAGGGAGTCGCATGCGAAGCAGCTCAACAGTGGCGGTGAGCTCATCACGCTGGTGTGGCTGTTGGCTGAACACGCTGGGCTGTATCGTATAAACAAACCTAAGCAGCATTTCAAGTGTGCTGAATATGCTAGTGATATGGTATAGTTTACTGAGGTAGACTTtgtctcattttatttttttgggcaTACAAGTCTGCAACACCGGAACATCCCAATGGATGGATGATTTCACGAGTATATATGCATCCCTCGAGCGGATATGCACTTATTTcgtgcatgtcacttaaatagttataaaaaattagaaaaaaaatacaagatagactaatatgaaatatatcactccacaaacatgcaaagacaattttaacttctacaagttgtaataaaaataacaaatataactgcaaatgtacgataactattttcaatttaatttgttctttttgttgcaacttgtagaaatCGAATTTGgttttgcatgtttgtgtagTGGTATGTATCGATGTTTGagatcacgactacggtatttgcatagtatggagaTCGTCGGTATCAGGGTATGTGTGAGATTGaagtaaaagaaataaagataaggatttttatacaggtccAGGCCCCTTGTCTGAcaagtaatagccctactcctgttagccgaagccggtgttgctctttattcatctggatcacacaagtacaatatttgggataacctatgtAGCTGTCGTCGATTTGGCAGCATAGATAACCAACATGTAGTtgacgacagggtagtctttcTCCTCGAGTACGAACTCATCAAGATTAGAGATGgcactagatccctcttgtcgaCCTCCGCAGAAACCATACTGGGTTTTCCTATGCTTATCTTTGATGTTGATGTTTGATGGCGTGTGTTGGTGTCTACTCTAACTTGTGTGTCAATCTGTGTCGTGTGtctttctcccctctcttctcctagggggtcttctgtttatacccatagatgttcTCTTGTCTAAGTAGAATTAGGGAGACAagtatggatacaatccgagtagtccttttcgtttccatatagaactcaaCTCGTTGTTTCTTATCTGAAACTCCTTAAATATATGAGGTATGATTCCTTAcaagacttggtatatggtaGGCCCCGTCAagtttagtcgattactattgggtatgtggtatccttAACCATGACAGCATGTTtcgtattaatctatcttgttaatatttttcaaatttttttataactattcaGATGACATGTAAGCAACGATGGGACATACTTTTGAGGGATGACAATCCGCATCTGGTATATATACATCGGTTACAGTGGGAGTCAAATCAGCTccgctgatttttttttccgtatATTTATCCTCATTTTTGCATGTCACTTAGATAGGTagcaaaaatttgaaaaaaaaattgatatgatatatcaatataaaatatattatcaaatatgaaaattcaaattcaacctatgcaagtaaaaaaataaaaaatatgcatataAACAGTACGTACTATTTGAAGtgaaatttgttatttttgtttatacttgtatatgttgaatttgaatttacatgtttatgaaatgatatatttcatattgatctatcatgtcaatcttttttttaaaaaaaatgatgacttTTTGGGTGACATGCACAAAAGGAGGGGGTGTCTCCACGAGGGATAAAAACCCACTCTCGGTTATAGTATATTTTTCATATgagaaaaggagaggaaaaagaaatcTTGTTCGTACAAAGTATGAGGCACGATCTTTCTCTCAAAACTTCTACAAAAAAAGGCTAGCCAAACACTCTCtcaattttcgaaaaaaaatggaaaaagaggtaaaaaaaaagggagttaTTTCATTCCATATCCACTACCATATATCACACAcatgcacgatcttgatcttctTTGGTCTGGCTTtatgacttagtaataaatgtgaatgcaagtatgcctcATTTGATCTCTTCCAAACTTTGCATACTTAAGCTGTAGGATAGGGCAAAAATGGCAATATCTTGGTGAGGGATATACAGTATACACTCTTGAGTGAATGAGGGAATCACTTGAGTAACTTGgtctttttatttgcaaaatcatttgaaaacttctggAATAAAAGTTAGACAAGAAATGAGTAAGTAGTGCTCTACTAACCGTTCTATCTCTCAACCGTCCAAGATAAAAGAGAAGCATGTGTCCCATAGGTATTGGGCGTATGCGTAAGCCACCGTGCTAACTCACTTAACTCGAGAGAGAGTACTCAAACTATGCACCCTGTACCTTTGAGATATACATCATTGTAGCAACTCCTGAACAACTGAGTTTGTCTTTGCAAGTTCtttactcgggacgagcaaaggcttaagcttggggggtttgttgacggtcattatagatgaatttcgaccgtcaatacaTCCagaaataaaggagaactagcaatgcttgcatgcatatttgtttaagaataatctatttccacttgtacttaGCAAAGTATTCATATGCAGGAGATCTTCATATAAATGGAGGGAAAACGATGCAAATAACCGTTCGATCAATCAGAGCTCGACGTGTGGCAGACTTATGGATGAATGGGCCCAGAAACCCATTAGAACACTCGTAAACGGGCCAaaccaccatgctagtttaagATCCATCAAGCAAAGCATTGGAGAAAGAATGGGCCAGATGGGCTAGCCGGCTAGCCCTGGGCGGCCGAACCCAGGGTTCGGTTGAACCGCCTCTGGCGCCATTCATCTTGGCCTTCCACGTGGATGTCCTAGATTGCTTCCCAATGATGGTTGCAGGGCGTTTAGGACATTTCCAACTGTCACAACCATCATTAGCAATTTAGCAGCCTATTTATGGGcctcactctctccatttcaacacACACCAAGAAGGATCCAACAAGAAGctctctctagtttatttactttgttctagtgctagtggagtagaaTTAGAAAAGTTTCTTAGTTCTTCATGTATTCCGGAGATTTCGGGTATGCCTCTAGTAGCTTCTCTCTATCTTGTAAGACTTTATTCAgtaatgaaatattcttctttatatagttTTGTTCCTTTgcttcatttatataattattcgaGTACTGACTTTAGTTCATACATGACTCGTAATAATTATGTAGCTAGCTTACTGGAGATATGCAATGGTATTGGTTTGGTGTTCAATTATTTGATTGCTCTGTCATATGTAgagatgtagagtagtatttagtaatgtaaatgcggtgcttagattattagataccatTATATGGTGCTATATGCCATGGATCTGTAGAGGTAggccactgatggtgacagctcagtacgcgGTATTCCTCCAAGTGCGTATATCTTAGTAAAAAAACCGGACCGGGAGTCGACCTGCTCTGGCCGCCGGTTCACCTGTTCACCGATTGAGCCGTCGGGTCACTGGTCGAACcgccattttttatttttaatattatatttgatttGCATTATTATAAATATAGAACCATCACAAATTGGTGAATATATGCATAAATAAACTAgtatatctattattatatggccacaacattaaaaaaataaatgtagtgTGGTAATATAATAAATTCATAATGCCATACTACCATAGACAAATTAAAAACCGGTTCGATTCTCAAAAAATGGCACTGGTTCACCGGTTCCCATAAAAACCACCTGTTCACCGTTTTTTACCAATTCGATTGCAGGGATGATCTTTTTGCTGAACTGAACTGCCAAGGTCGCtagttccggttttttccggttCAACCACTGGCCCGGTCCGATTTTTTTGTACTATGGCATATATAGGCTAAGGTATTTTCCTGGtgtgggtactcctccgtatctattaccggttggatggtcatgatgAATTATCGTAAGGAACTCAACAATCAGGGGTGGTTTCTCGATATACCAGGAGGGCATAGTTATGGGGTATTGGCTGCATAATTGTACAATAGCAAGTATAGACTAAAATGACTATATACTATAAGTACATAAatgattcttttcttattctttctccacttagcttagattattATTTTAGTGAGAATATTTTGTTTAGTTCCTTGTGTGTCAATCTATCTTTATCCCTAAAATGATTAATCCATGCATTAGACTTTGATCTATACAAGTGATATAAATTActagcatagtactctcttatcatatatttgttggtatttcttacgatcacagatagaaatccgcaagcgcacggatatagcgaagtagcacttcccctacggagtattccaagggtatcgaatccaaaggaacgtgtgtgattatctcttcctccggttcatccaaggacacaagataaatatgggcaaagggtagagaggatttcctaATGAGAAACCGTGTCTAaggaaagcttaagtttaatcctaacgcgatacttcaggcactggcaacccgttgttcccagatgtcgctctattacgtacccggacagggaggacttaagtgctcttgagggctgtcatcacctctacacctacctctaACGTACTGTGAGA is part of the Oryza glaberrima chromosome 4, OglaRS2, whole genome shotgun sequence genome and encodes:
- the LOC127771719 gene encoding uncharacterized protein LOC127771719, which encodes MAGGGVMHVLNEWAIEILLLVSFFLQLVLLFFAGFRRVGASAVLKLVVWPAYQLADFVATFTIGHLSVGHERRRLVAFWAPFLLLHLGGPDNITAYSLADNQLWKRHLVFGLVPQALGAANVIYRSFAGTTTTLLSAAMLMFAIGVLKYGERTWALKYANLSSIRSSVNVVKTPPERRVQYYPPSSLPRRDGEEADEEELLLVAHFHFHICKRAMADSSVEVDSGDYDPKIFSYGWKEMCRVVEMELSLMYDILYTKAAVMHTWFGFAIRVVSPLAVAAALGLFCLEDDLGSYRQIDVDITYALLVAAFVLETTSLCRAVGSTWIAALLQTTRWAWLRHEALCTGRWSSLRRAVASLRRLVHRDGHRYWSGTMGQFNVLHFCTRDGAAERLGAAAEKAGLGSWWNRHVNAGSIVISDEVKELVFGHIQNMLRGVDSMSTTELDAIRTTRGQRALRRHGLDGDLAASLGEEFHQSILTWHVATDIYLAVSGGDRSSPANAGDRAAAARQLTEAVRALSNYMMFLVAIRPDMLPGLVLRRLYQVTCEDMARIWRERKDTHESSSSSSSCRFIDVLSMVTRLFQLHVDDPTSASRTPERKKLAAMLRDNAYNGDQNVRSHGVFAGALLADELLLKEKERRMSSDGGGRWLLPVIFEVWVEMLLYAGNRCSRESHAKQLNSGGELITLVWLLAEHAGLYRINKPKQHFKCAEYASDMV